The Gopherus evgoodei ecotype Sinaloan lineage unplaced genomic scaffold, rGopEvg1_v1.p scaffold_34_arrow_ctg1, whole genome shotgun sequence genome window below encodes:
- the ATF5 gene encoding cyclic AMP-dependent transcription factor ATF-5, which produces MSMLAALTLDREKTPLPASALSWRAEFLKIPGHYEPMPGATDGRYAHGTEAMMLAGDGFSDWMTERVDFSSLLMESGDPSLPSPPLPDLEAMASLLKKELEQMEDYFLEESLSPGLGLDQVAPSTPPSHQPAFHFPFGDGSGPAGSYPPFSSDNPTPLQTLDSGCLELLSLYGAGVPGECPGQGLLEECASSPAAKRSRQSPLEHPAAPCGLALPQQKGDRKQKKRDQNKTAALRYRQRKRAEYEALDDECQGLEARNRELKEKADSIEREIQYVKDLLIEVYKARSQRLRAQTPPQVYSMACKSEGEGL; this is translated from the exons ATGTCAATGCTGGCAGCACTGACCCTGGACCGGGAGAAGACTCCGCTCCCAGCTAGTGCCCTCTCCTGGAGGGCCGAGTTCCTCAAGATCCCTGGCCACTATGAGCCCATGCCAGGGGCCACGGATGGGCGCTATGCCCATGGCACGGAGGCAATGATGCTGGCAG GCGATGGCTTCTCAGACTGGATGACGGAGAGGGTGGACTTCTCCTCTCTCCTGATGGAGTCGGGGGACCCATCGCTGCCCTCACCCCCGCTGCCCGACCTGGAGGCCATGGCCTCCCTCCTGAAGAAAGAGCTGGAGCAGATGGAGGACTACTTCCTGGAGGAGTCACTATCCCCTGGGCTGGGCCTGGACCAGGTAGCTCCCAGCACACCACCTTCACACCAGCCTGCCTTCCACTTCCCCTTTGGGGATGGGAGTGGGCCAGCAGGATCCTACCCACCCTTCAGCTCTGACAATCCCACACCACTGCAGACCCTTGACTCGGGCTGCCTGGAGCTCCTCAGCCTGTATGGGGCAGGGGTGCCTGGGGAGTGCCCTGGCCAGGGCCTGCTGGAGGAGTGTGCCAGTAGCCCAGCAGCCAAGCGCAGCAGGCAAAGCCCCTTGGAGCATCCAGCAGCCCCCTGTGGGCTAGCCCTGCCCCAGCAAAAGGGGGATCGTAAGCAAAAGAAGCGGGACCAGAACAAGACAGCAGCACTGCGGTACCGGCAGCGGAAGCGAGCTGAGTATGAGGCACTGGATGATGAGTGCCAGGGCCTGGAGGCCAGGAACCGTGAGCTCAAGGAGAAGGCAGACTCCATTGAGCGAGAGATCCAGTATGTCAAGGACTTGCTCATTGAGGTCTACAAGGCCCGGAGCCAGAGGCTCCGAGCCCAAACTCCACCCCAGGTCTACAGCATGGCCTGTAAGTCAGAGGGAGAGGGGCTCTGA